A stretch of the Haloplanus aerogenes genome encodes the following:
- the thsB gene encoding thermosome subunit beta, whose product MIIMGEDAQRVKDKDAQEYNISAARAVAESVRSTLGPKGMDKMLVDSMGTVTITNDGVTILQEMDIDNPTAEMIVEVAETQEDEAGDGTTTAVAIAGELLKNAEDLLEQDIHPTAIIKGFNMASEQARAEIDDIATRVDPTDEDLLRKVAETSMTGKSSELDKELLAQLVVDAVQAVTIEADDGSHVVDLEFVEIETQTGQSASESELLHGAVVDKDPVNDDMPVDFDDADVLLLNEPIEVEETDADTSVSIDSPDQLQQFLDSEERQLREKVDQIVATGADVVFCQKGIDDLAQYLLAKEGILAVRRTKKSDMGFLQEILGAEIVSDLDSATDAHLGHGSISRDADAGLFYVEGENSHGVTILLRGSTEHVVDELERGIQDALDVVSATASDGRVLAGGGAIEVEVASRLRDYADDISGREQLAINAFADAVEIVPRVLASNAGLDSIDTLVALRAAHEDGDIHAGLNVFSGDVVDTYEAGVVEPAHSKEQALSSATEAANLVLKIDDIIAAGDLSTSGDGDEGGPGGAGGMGGMGGMGGMGGAM is encoded by the coding sequence ATGATCATCATGGGCGAGGACGCCCAGCGCGTCAAGGACAAGGACGCACAGGAGTACAACATCTCGGCGGCCCGTGCCGTGGCGGAGTCGGTACGCTCGACGCTCGGCCCCAAGGGGATGGACAAGATGCTCGTCGACTCGATGGGGACCGTCACCATCACCAACGACGGGGTGACCATCCTGCAGGAGATGGACATCGACAACCCGACGGCCGAGATGATCGTCGAGGTTGCCGAGACACAGGAGGACGAGGCCGGCGACGGCACCACCACCGCGGTCGCCATCGCGGGTGAACTCCTGAAAAACGCCGAGGACCTCCTCGAACAGGATATCCACCCGACGGCGATCATCAAAGGCTTCAATATGGCCTCGGAGCAGGCCCGCGCAGAGATCGACGACATCGCCACTCGCGTCGACCCCACCGACGAGGACCTCCTCCGGAAGGTCGCCGAAACGTCGATGACGGGCAAGAGCTCCGAACTCGACAAGGAACTGCTCGCGCAGCTCGTCGTCGACGCGGTGCAGGCCGTCACCATCGAGGCCGACGACGGCTCCCACGTCGTCGACCTCGAATTCGTCGAGATCGAGACCCAGACGGGACAGTCCGCCTCGGAGTCCGAACTCCTCCACGGCGCCGTCGTCGACAAGGACCCCGTCAACGACGACATGCCTGTCGACTTCGACGACGCGGACGTGCTCCTCCTCAACGAGCCCATCGAGGTCGAGGAGACCGACGCGGACACGTCGGTCAGCATCGACAGCCCCGACCAGCTCCAGCAGTTCCTCGACAGCGAGGAACGCCAGCTCCGCGAGAAGGTCGATCAGATCGTCGCGACGGGTGCCGATGTCGTCTTCTGCCAGAAGGGCATCGACGACCTCGCGCAGTACCTCCTCGCCAAGGAGGGCATCCTCGCCGTCCGCCGGACGAAGAAGTCCGACATGGGCTTCCTGCAGGAGATTCTGGGCGCCGAAATCGTCTCGGATCTCGACTCTGCGACCGACGCCCACCTCGGCCACGGCTCGATCAGCCGTGACGCCGACGCGGGCCTGTTCTACGTCGAAGGCGAGAACTCCCACGGCGTGACCATCCTCCTGCGCGGCTCGACCGAACACGTCGTCGACGAACTCGAACGCGGCATTCAGGACGCGCTTGACGTGGTGTCGGCCACCGCGTCCGACGGCCGCGTCCTCGCCGGCGGCGGCGCCATCGAGGTCGAAGTCGCCAGCCGCCTGCGCGACTACGCCGACGACATCAGCGGGCGCGAACAGCTCGCCATCAACGCCTTCGCCGACGCCGTCGAGATCGTGCCGCGCGTCCTCGCCAGCAACGCCGGTCTCGACAGCATCGACACGCTGGTCGCGCTCCGTGCGGCCCACGAGGACGGCGACATCCACGCCGGCCTGAACGTCTTCTCGGGCGACGTGGTCGACACCTACGAGGCGGGCGTCGTCGAACCCGCCCACTCCAAGGAGCAGGCACTCTCCTCGGCCACCGAGGCCGCGAACCTGGTCCTGAAAATCGACGACATCATCGCCGCGGGCGACCTCTCGACCTCCGGTGACGGGGACGAGGGCGGCCCCGGCGGCGCTGGCGGCATGGGCGGCATGGGCGGCATGGGCGGCATGGGCGGCGCGATGTAA